The Actinopolyspora erythraea genome has a segment encoding these proteins:
- a CDS encoding helix-turn-helix domain-containing protein: protein MPKVSNPIGPTGQRVAHNLSELREQRGIRKAQLSRLLGQLGRPMSHDVITKIEGCRRPVDTDDLVALALALNVTPNRLLLPVDGSRVELTSEVEVEQRPAWNWADGIHALEEAIQRTHGEALTAAYGDFKSHSRPTGEYERDQHTAARAARDVLDRIHLILGNETRMALEDAIRQAVEYGNSSGNAAMLRRALNRLNAEVEDLIGDEGD from the coding sequence ATGCCGAAGGTCAGCAACCCGATTGGACCAACTGGGCAACGCGTAGCCCACAATCTCTCTGAACTGCGCGAGCAACGTGGAATTCGGAAAGCCCAGCTAAGCCGACTTCTCGGCCAACTGGGGCGCCCGATGTCGCACGACGTGATAACGAAGATCGAAGGGTGTCGCAGACCGGTGGATACTGACGACCTGGTCGCACTCGCACTTGCGTTGAACGTCACACCAAACCGGCTACTGCTGCCCGTGGACGGATCACGAGTTGAACTGACCTCGGAAGTCGAAGTTGAACAGCGGCCCGCCTGGAACTGGGCAGACGGAATCCACGCACTCGAAGAAGCGATACAGCGCACGCACGGCGAAGCGCTGACGGCCGCGTACGGAGACTTCAAGTCGCACTCCCGGCCAACCGGCGAGTACGAACGCGATCAGCACACAGCGGCACGAGCGGCGCGTGACGTGCTGGACCGGATTCATCTGATCCTCGGTAATGAAACTCGGATGGCCCTAGAAGACGCGATCCGACAGGCCGTCGAATACGGCAACTCAAGCGGAAACGCGGCTATGCTCCGCCGCGCCCTGAACCGCCTGAACGCCGAAGTAGAAGACCTGATCGGCGACGAGGGCGACTGA
- a CDS encoding helix-turn-helix transcriptional regulator, with product MRDSRPLATRNEVAEHIGVPVGTLAAWAYRGTGPRYIRIGRHARYRWSDVEAWLDEQTQDTRA from the coding sequence ATGCGAGACTCTAGGCCGTTAGCCACCCGTAACGAAGTAGCCGAACACATCGGCGTTCCCGTCGGAACACTCGCCGCGTGGGCGTACCGCGGCACCGGACCCCGATACATCCGGATCGGCAGACATGCCCGCTACCGCTGGTCAGACGTTGAAGCGTGGCTTGACGAGCAGACGCAGGACACCCGCGCATGA
- a CDS encoding AAA family ATPase, with the protein MSLPYAGNAPDSIDADQVDPETGRVETEPQGEPPARRVRSQPVSQIEPKRRQFLWQDRLPLGEVTLWVGHAGIGKSQAAVWLASQVSRGTLPGELYGHPSPVLYLGSEDSWAYTLAPRFAAADADLTRVHRLYAETDTGDGVTAESTVSLAVDLDALRDEIAATGARLVVLDALLSTFGSAKLTEQGTVRRYLEPLAQLSQELNIAVVGVAHFRKASDPNPLHMIAGSAEFGQVVRSAIGFAADREAEDGSCVLSLVKTNIAPAGLPSIRYRIDSATVDTADGPTDVGRFVPLGDTDQDVGELLNQESASTEDRAERNDAVAWLRAHLAESGGEAVAGDLFKAAERDGFAKRTIQRARSKAGVTTRKGDRGWLWTYSPTDER; encoded by the coding sequence GTGAGCCTGCCGTATGCCGGTAACGCGCCGGACTCGATCGACGCCGACCAGGTGGATCCGGAAACCGGGCGGGTGGAAACCGAACCCCAGGGCGAGCCACCGGCACGGCGGGTGCGGTCGCAGCCGGTGTCCCAGATCGAGCCGAAGCGGCGTCAATTCCTGTGGCAGGACCGGTTGCCCCTCGGCGAAGTGACCCTGTGGGTGGGCCATGCCGGTATCGGCAAGTCCCAGGCCGCGGTGTGGCTGGCCTCCCAGGTCTCGCGGGGCACGCTGCCGGGCGAGCTGTACGGCCACCCCTCGCCCGTGCTCTACCTCGGAAGCGAGGACTCATGGGCCTACACTCTGGCCCCACGGTTCGCTGCGGCCGACGCCGATCTCACTCGGGTGCACCGGCTGTACGCCGAGACGGACACCGGCGACGGTGTGACCGCCGAGTCGACGGTCAGCCTCGCGGTCGACCTGGACGCCCTCCGCGACGAGATCGCAGCCACCGGGGCGCGCCTGGTGGTGCTGGACGCGCTGTTGTCCACCTTCGGCAGCGCCAAGCTCACCGAGCAAGGCACGGTGCGCCGGTACTTGGAACCGCTGGCCCAGCTCTCCCAAGAGCTGAACATCGCCGTGGTCGGTGTGGCGCACTTCCGTAAGGCCAGCGATCCGAACCCGTTGCACATGATCGCCGGTTCGGCCGAGTTCGGCCAGGTGGTGCGTTCGGCGATCGGGTTCGCCGCGGATCGGGAGGCCGAGGACGGGTCGTGCGTGCTGTCGCTGGTGAAAACCAACATCGCACCGGCCGGACTGCCCAGCATCCGCTACCGGATCGACTCGGCCACCGTGGACACCGCCGATGGCCCCACCGACGTGGGCCGGTTCGTCCCCCTCGGCGACACCGACCAGGACGTGGGCGAACTACTCAACCAAGAGTCCGCATCTACGGAGGATCGGGCAGAGCGTAACGACGCGGTCGCATGGCTGCGTGCACACCTCGCCGAGAGCGGAGGGGAAGCCGTCGCCGGTGACTTGTTCAAAGCCGCGGAGCGTGACGGCTTCGCGAAACGGACCATTCAGCGCGCCCGATCCAAGGCAGGCGTCACTACCCGCAAGGGCGACAGGGGATGGCTATGGACCTACTCGCCCACCGACGAGCGCTGA